In one window of Massilibacterium senegalense DNA:
- the cysK gene encoding cysteine synthase A, producing the protein MRVANSVTELIGQTPIVKLNGFTNPETEGNVYLKLEYFNPGSSIKDRIAHAMIETAEEEGFIKPGDTIIEPTSGNTGIGLAMVAAAKGYRSIFVMPETMSIERRRLLRAYGAELVLTPGSEGMGGAIRKAKELSDEKGYFMPQQFENLANPAIHRKTTGPEIIEQMGKELDAFIAGVGTGGTVTGVGQVLKEFNPDIKVYAVEPSSSPVLSGGKPGPHKIQGIGAGFIPKTLDTEVYDEIIKVDNEDSFTYARRAAREQGILCGISSGANIYAAIQVAKKLGKGKNVLAIVASNGERYLSTDLFNFGDE; encoded by the coding sequence ATGCGTGTTGCAAATTCAGTGACTGAATTAATCGGTCAAACACCGATTGTAAAATTAAATGGATTCACAAATCCGGAAACAGAAGGTAACGTATATTTAAAATTAGAATATTTTAATCCAGGAAGTAGTATTAAAGATCGTATTGCTCATGCAATGATTGAAACGGCAGAAGAAGAAGGATTCATCAAACCAGGCGATACGATTATTGAACCAACAAGCGGAAATACAGGAATCGGTTTAGCAATGGTTGCAGCAGCGAAAGGATATCGTTCGATTTTTGTTATGCCTGAAACGATGAGTATTGAACGCCGTCGTTTACTACGTGCATATGGTGCAGAACTTGTTTTGACACCAGGATCTGAAGGAATGGGTGGAGCAATCCGAAAAGCAAAAGAATTATCTGACGAAAAAGGCTACTTTATGCCACAACAATTCGAAAACTTAGCAAACCCAGCGATTCATCGTAAAACGACAGGACCTGAAATTATAGAACAAATGGGAAAAGAGCTTGATGCTTTTATCGCAGGTGTTGGAACAGGCGGAACGGTAACTGGTGTAGGACAAGTGTTAAAAGAATTTAACCCAGACATTAAAGTGTATGCGGTAGAACCATCTAGTTCTCCTGTATTATCAGGAGGAAAACCAGGTCCACATAAAATTCAAGGAATCGGTGCAGGATTTATTCCAAAAACATTAGATACAGAAGTATATGATGAAATTATTAAAGTGGACAACGAAGATTCGTTTACGTATGCGCGTCGTGCTGCTCGTGAACAAGGAATTTTATGCGGAATTTCATCAGGTGCAAACATTTACGCGGCAATTCAAGTAGCGAAAAAATTAGGAAAAGGTAAAAACGTTTTAGCAATTGTTGCAAGTAACGGAGAACGTTATTTATCTACAGATTTATTTAATTTTGGTGACGAGTAA
- the hslO gene encoding Hsp33 family molecular chaperone HslO, with product MKDYLIRATGFNDEIRAFSVVSTSIVSQAQKRHQTSATASAALGRTLSVAAMMGSMYKGNEKITIKIDGDGPIGAIIVDADTEGNVRGYVRHPKADVPRYDNGKLAVGDVIGKGFLTVVKDLGLKENFSGMVPLVSGEIGDDFTYYFATSEQVPSAVGVGVLVNQDDSISAAGGFIVQVLPGASEETITELERRITSMPHVSSLVEQGCTPEALLQVVLGEDNVKMLGKQDIQFQCVCSKDRFATAIIGLGNDEIQAMIEEDGQAETVCQFCGEKYIFTKEELEKLKAND from the coding sequence ATGAAAGATTATTTAATACGGGCAACAGGGTTTAACGATGAAATTCGGGCATTTTCTGTCGTTTCGACATCGATTGTGAGCCAAGCGCAAAAGCGACATCAAACGTCTGCGACTGCTTCTGCCGCATTAGGAAGAACATTATCTGTTGCAGCAATGATGGGGTCGATGTATAAAGGGAATGAAAAGATTACCATCAAAATTGATGGCGATGGTCCGATTGGAGCCATTATTGTAGATGCAGATACAGAAGGAAATGTTCGCGGGTATGTTCGTCATCCAAAAGCGGATGTACCGCGTTATGACAATGGAAAATTGGCAGTAGGTGATGTAATTGGCAAAGGATTTTTAACGGTTGTAAAAGATTTAGGATTAAAAGAAAATTTTTCTGGGATGGTGCCGTTAGTGTCTGGTGAAATTGGCGACGATTTTACGTATTATTTTGCGACGTCCGAACAAGTTCCTTCTGCAGTAGGTGTAGGGGTGTTAGTAAACCAAGATGATTCCATTTCTGCAGCTGGTGGATTTATCGTGCAAGTACTGCCTGGAGCAAGCGAAGAAACCATTACAGAGTTAGAGCGTCGGATTACTTCGATGCCACACGTTTCTTCTTTAGTCGAACAAGGTTGTACACCTGAAGCGTTATTACAAGTCGTCTTAGGGGAAGATAATGTAAAAATGTTAGGGAAACAAGACATCCAATTCCAATGCGTTTGTTCCAAAGATCGTTTCGCAACAGCAATTATTGGTTTAGGTAACGATGAAATTCAAGCAATGATTGAAGAAGACGGGCAGGCGGAAACAGTGTGTCAATTTTGCGGAGAGAAGTATATTTTTACAAAAGAAGAATTAGAAAAGTTAAAAGCAAATGATTGA
- a CDS encoding type III pantothenate kinase — protein MIFVFDVGNTNIMLGVYDGNKLKYHWRIETNRHKTGDEYGMLILDLFRHEEISVKDISGIIISSVVPPIMFELERMCEKYFHQKPLVVGPGIKTGLDIKYDNPREVGADRIVNAVAAIHLYGSPLIIVDFGTATTYCFVNEQKQYMGGAIAPGINISTEALYTQAAKLPRIEIAKPNHIIGKNTVDAMQSGILYGYVGQVEGIVVRMKKFANENLKVIATGGLAPLIAAESDVIDHVDPFLTLKGLQLIYLKNQPTAK, from the coding sequence ATGATCTTTGTTTTTGATGTTGGGAATACAAACATTATGTTAGGTGTTTATGATGGAAATAAGTTGAAATATCATTGGCGTATTGAAACAAATCGTCATAAAACGGGCGATGAATACGGCATGCTTATTTTAGATTTATTTCGACATGAAGAAATTAGTGTAAAAGATATTAGCGGTATTATTATTTCATCAGTTGTGCCACCTATTATGTTTGAACTAGAGCGGATGTGTGAAAAGTATTTTCATCAAAAACCACTTGTAGTGGGACCAGGAATTAAAACAGGATTAGATATTAAATACGATAATCCACGGGAAGTAGGGGCAGACCGAATCGTAAATGCGGTAGCGGCGATTCATTTATATGGAAGTCCGCTTATTATCGTTGATTTTGGTACAGCAACGACGTATTGTTTTGTAAACGAACAAAAACAATATATGGGTGGTGCCATTGCACCAGGAATTAATATTTCAACGGAAGCGTTGTACACACAGGCAGCGAAATTACCACGAATTGAAATAGCAAAACCGAACCATATTATTGGAAAGAATACCGTTGATGCGATGCAATCTGGTATTTTGTATGGATATGTAGGGCAAGTAGAAGGAATCGTAGTGAGAATGAAAAAATTTGCAAATGAAAACCTAAAAGTAATTGCAACAGGTGGATTAGCTCCTCTTATTGCAGCAGAGAGCGACGTCATTGACCACGTAGATCCATTTTTAACGTTAAAAGGATTGCAATTAATTTATTTAAAAAATCAACCAACTGCAAAATAA